One genomic window of Candidatus Micrarchaeota archaeon includes the following:
- a CDS encoding ATP-dependent DNA ligase, translating into MKFSELAVYFEKIESTTSRLEMTQYLAELFSKTDREEIDKVVYLCQGQLVPSFKGIDLGVGEGLLIRAISHATGYDTTTVEKVYTKTGDLGLTAEELVKKKKQITLYTKELTVTQVYDRFYKIATISGKGSIDLKIKYMAELFTSASPLEARYIARFLTGRLRLGIGDPTIIDALSTYKTGSKELREVIERAFNLCSDLGLVARLLVEDIKKIERFKPTVFSPIRPALAERLPSAEAIFERLGECLVDSKYDGMRCQVHKKGEKIELYSRNLERITHMFPDIVEGVKKIPQEEIIFEGEMLAYDEKHRRYYSFQETMRRKRKYEIKKMEEVLPLRLFAFDLLYLNGTDYTVKPMKERRKTLEKVIPKDNDRIKVSNCIIAKSAKEIQDFFNECINQHLEGIIAKDLNAPYIAGARKFAWIKLKKSYGKLGDTFDVVIIGYYHGKGHRAKYDFGGLLTAVYNPERDVYETIAKVGSGFSEDMMKQLKEMLDKIKVKHKPKEVDSRIEPDYWVELKYVITVSADEITLSPVHTCGHTDNPEDKGFALRFPRMIQLRTDKNPEDATTTKEIKEMFELQRG; encoded by the coding sequence ATGAAATTTTCGGAATTAGCGGTCTATTTTGAAAAGATAGAAAGTACTACTTCACGGTTAGAGATGACGCAATATCTGGCAGAACTGTTTTCTAAAACAGATAGAGAAGAGATAGATAAGGTAGTTTACCTGTGTCAGGGTCAACTGGTCCCAAGTTTCAAAGGGATAGACCTGGGTGTTGGGGAAGGTCTACTTATTCGGGCTATTTCTCATGCAACAGGGTACGACACAACAACGGTCGAAAAGGTGTATACAAAGACGGGAGACCTGGGACTGACGGCTGAAGAGTTAGTTAAAAAGAAAAAACAGATCACGTTGTACACAAAGGAACTCACAGTTACTCAGGTGTACGACCGGTTTTATAAGATTGCAACCATCTCAGGTAAAGGAAGCATCGACCTGAAGATCAAATATATGGCAGAACTGTTTACATCTGCCTCACCGTTGGAAGCAAGGTACATCGCCCGATTTCTCACAGGTAGATTAAGGTTAGGTATAGGTGACCCGACGATAATCGATGCTTTATCGACGTACAAAACGGGTTCCAAAGAACTGAGAGAGGTCATCGAAAGGGCATTCAACCTATGCTCAGACCTGGGGCTGGTGGCAAGACTGTTGGTTGAGGACATTAAAAAGATCGAACGGTTCAAACCGACGGTATTCTCGCCGATCAGACCAGCATTAGCGGAACGGTTGCCTTCAGCAGAAGCGATATTCGAACGTTTGGGTGAATGCCTCGTCGACAGTAAATATGACGGAATGAGATGTCAGGTACATAAAAAGGGAGAAAAAATAGAATTGTACTCGAGAAACCTTGAACGCATTACCCATATGTTTCCCGACATCGTTGAAGGTGTCAAAAAGATACCTCAGGAAGAGATTATCTTTGAAGGTGAGATGTTAGCCTATGATGAAAAACACAGAAGATATTATTCTTTTCAGGAAACTATGAGAAGAAAACGTAAATACGAGATCAAGAAGATGGAAGAGGTACTACCCTTGAGGTTGTTTGCTTTTGACTTACTCTACCTTAACGGAACCGATTACACTGTCAAACCGATGAAGGAAAGACGGAAAACCTTAGAGAAGGTCATACCAAAAGATAATGATAGGATAAAGGTTTCGAACTGTATAATTGCCAAATCTGCAAAGGAGATCCAAGATTTCTTTAACGAATGCATCAACCAACACCTGGAAGGTATTATAGCCAAAGACCTGAACGCACCGTACATTGCAGGAGCGCGCAAGTTCGCTTGGATCAAACTCAAGAAATCGTACGGAAAATTGGGTGATACGTTTGACGTTGTAATAATAGGATACTACCACGGGAAAGGTCATCGGGCAAAATACGATTTCGGAGGATTGCTCACGGCGGTTTACAACCCTGAAAGAGATGTTTACGAAACTATTGCAAAGGTCGGTAGCGGATTCAGCGAAGATATGATGAAACAACTCAAAGAGATGCTGGACAAAATAAAGGTCAAACACAAACCTAAAGAAGTTGACTCACGTATCGAGCCGGACTATTGGGTAGAACTCAAATACGTTATCACAGTCAGTGCAGATGAGATCACCCTCTCCCCGGTGCATACCTGCGGGCATACCGATAATCCCGAGGACAAGGGATTCGCACTCCGGTTCCCCCGGATGATACAACTACGTACAGATAAAAATCCTGAAGACGCCACTACAACTAAAGAGATTAAAGAGATGTTTGAATTACAGCGGGGCTGA